The Kitasatospora paranensis genome has a window encoding:
- a CDS encoding hemolysin family protein, with product MITAWLLLAAALLLILANGLFVAAEFSFVTVERGSVERAARAGDRRAGKLAEALRHLSFQLSGAQLGITVTSLVVGMLAEPALSVLLSPVFTAVGLSESAARGTAVIVGLVGATVLQMVIGELVPKNWAISRPLQVAYAVAAPQRAFSAACRPLISFLNGSADRVVRALGIEPQEELGHARSPAELVALARHSARAGAIDQQSATLFVRTFGLGELTAESVMTPRVDVVALHHDATAADVLNLARATGLSRFPVYVHNLDEVTGTVTLKDALGVPDARRGHTRVAHLAVAPLLVPETLPAELLLERLRRQQPMAIVVDEYGGTAGVVTVEDIVEEIVGEVQDEHDPADLPDLRPMPSEDGLPVWDADGLTRIGQLEVIGLQAPEGPYETLGGLLADLLGKLPAVGEQAELPGWRFTVLAVDRHRTGRVRIQRIDPDLAGDSEEKHR from the coding sequence GTGATCACCGCCTGGCTGCTGCTCGCCGCCGCACTGCTGCTCATCCTCGCCAACGGCCTCTTCGTCGCCGCCGAGTTCTCCTTCGTCACCGTGGAGCGCGGCAGTGTCGAGCGCGCCGCCCGCGCCGGCGACCGGCGCGCGGGCAAGCTCGCCGAAGCGCTGCGGCACCTCTCCTTCCAGCTCTCCGGCGCCCAACTCGGCATCACCGTCACCTCGCTGGTCGTCGGCATGCTCGCCGAGCCCGCCCTCTCCGTCCTGCTCTCCCCGGTGTTCACCGCGGTCGGCCTGTCCGAGTCGGCGGCCCGCGGCACCGCGGTGATCGTCGGCCTGGTCGGCGCCACCGTGCTGCAGATGGTCATCGGCGAGCTCGTCCCGAAGAACTGGGCGATCTCGCGGCCGCTCCAGGTCGCGTACGCCGTCGCCGCCCCGCAGCGCGCCTTCTCGGCCGCCTGCCGTCCGCTGATCAGCTTCCTGAACGGCTCGGCCGACCGGGTGGTCCGGGCGCTCGGCATCGAACCGCAGGAGGAGCTCGGGCACGCCCGCAGCCCTGCCGAACTCGTCGCCCTCGCCCGCCACTCGGCCCGGGCGGGCGCCATAGACCAGCAGTCCGCGACGCTGTTCGTGCGGACCTTCGGCCTCGGCGAGCTCACCGCCGAGAGCGTGATGACCCCGCGCGTCGACGTGGTGGCCCTCCACCACGACGCCACCGCCGCCGACGTGCTCAACCTGGCCCGGGCCACCGGCCTGTCCCGCTTCCCGGTGTACGTGCACAACCTCGACGAGGTCACCGGCACCGTCACGCTGAAGGACGCCCTCGGCGTCCCGGACGCGCGCCGCGGCCACACCCGGGTCGCCCACCTGGCGGTCGCACCGCTCCTCGTCCCGGAGACCCTGCCGGCCGAACTCCTGCTGGAGCGGCTGCGCCGCCAGCAGCCGATGGCCATCGTCGTCGACGAGTACGGCGGCACCGCCGGCGTGGTCACCGTCGAGGACATCGTGGAGGAGATCGTCGGCGAGGTGCAGGACGAGCACGACCCGGCCGATCTCCCCGATCTGCGCCCGATGCCCTCCGAGGACGGCCTGCCGGTCTGGGACGCCGACGGCCTCACCCGGATCGGCCAGCTGGAGGTGATCGGCCTCCAGGCCCCCGAGGGGCCCTACGAGACGCTCGGCGGGCTGCTCGCCGACCTGCTCGGCAAGCTGCCCGCCGTCGGCGAGCAGGCCGAACTTCCCGGCTGGCGCTTCACCGTGCTCGCCGTCGACCGCCACCGCACCGGCCGGGTCCGTATCCAGCGGATCGACCCCGACCTGGCCGGCGACTCCGAGGAGAAGCACCGATGA
- a CDS encoding AAA family ATPase, protein MDAYAAGSYSRAEEEFRAAVRLDPGMADAWLGLHALRCDTAGALLAMHRHRARFGEQRTRHRRPLSSWYWLGWWVQPVLEDERDLALAHASHWLDGRHLAELDRALADCPPAAEDSSVRFLHACRSYLVKDWEQLIRDTDRLLDDPVLGIEAGLFGGMARVRLDMCAQAQAPLAASLARCRSEQPQRKELRYWLARAYEGAGRSAAALPLYRSVHRADPAFMDTATRLAAITAEDGALDGLLDGADTVTVLPEPEPEWETAGPAALPGAAADLPEAADFGSFGEYAEDGDQPDLPDLPALPTAGGPAAPVGLPAEAPAGPYGEPVAERSGTADGLTAAPPRTADGAPTAGPATALPIGPGRQQELEAALAELSRMVGLDPVKRQVRALSAQLRMSRLRAERGLPVQPPKRHFVFSGPSGTGKTTVARILGQVFHALGLLSGDHLVEAQRADLVGEFLGQTAVKANELIDSALDGVLFIDEAYSLSNSGYSKGDAYGDEALQVLLKRAEDNRDRLVVILAGYPEGMNRLLSANPGLNSRFTTRVDFPSYRPAELTEIGRSLALTGGDGWDTDAAEELSSICGHVVTEGWIDELGNGRFIRTLYEKSCAYRDLRLSAQAELPSREDLATLRLPDLLQAYGELIDGRAG, encoded by the coding sequence ATGGACGCCTACGCGGCGGGTTCCTACTCCCGTGCGGAGGAGGAGTTCCGGGCCGCCGTCCGGCTCGACCCCGGCATGGCCGACGCCTGGCTCGGACTGCACGCCCTGCGCTGCGACACCGCCGGCGCCCTGCTCGCGATGCACCGCCACCGCGCCCGCTTCGGCGAGCAGCGCACGCGCCACCGGCGCCCGCTCAGTTCCTGGTACTGGCTGGGCTGGTGGGTGCAGCCCGTGCTGGAGGACGAGCGCGACCTCGCCCTCGCCCACGCCTCGCACTGGCTGGACGGCCGCCACCTCGCCGAACTCGACCGCGCCCTCGCGGACTGCCCGCCCGCCGCCGAGGACTCGTCCGTCCGCTTCCTGCACGCCTGCCGCTCCTACCTGGTGAAGGACTGGGAGCAGCTGATCCGCGACACCGACCGGCTCCTCGACGACCCGGTGCTCGGCATCGAGGCCGGGCTCTTCGGCGGCATGGCCAGAGTCCGGCTCGACATGTGCGCCCAGGCCCAGGCACCGCTCGCGGCCTCGCTGGCCCGCTGCCGCTCGGAGCAGCCGCAGCGCAAGGAACTCCGCTACTGGCTGGCCCGGGCCTACGAGGGCGCCGGGCGCAGCGCCGCCGCGCTCCCGCTCTACCGGTCGGTGCACCGGGCCGACCCGGCGTTCATGGACACCGCCACCCGGCTCGCCGCGATCACGGCCGAGGACGGCGCCCTGGACGGCCTGCTGGACGGTGCGGACACCGTCACCGTCCTCCCCGAGCCCGAACCCGAGTGGGAGACCGCCGGGCCCGCGGCCCTGCCCGGCGCCGCCGCCGACCTGCCCGAGGCGGCCGACTTCGGCTCCTTCGGCGAGTACGCCGAGGACGGGGACCAGCCCGACCTGCCGGACCTGCCCGCGCTGCCCACCGCCGGCGGCCCGGCCGCTCCGGTCGGCCTGCCGGCCGAGGCGCCGGCCGGGCCGTACGGCGAACCCGTCGCCGAACGCTCCGGCACCGCCGACGGCCTGACCGCCGCTCCCCCGCGTACCGCCGACGGCGCCCCGACCGCCGGGCCGGCCACGGCCCTACCGATCGGGCCCGGCCGCCAGCAGGAACTCGAGGCCGCCCTCGCGGAACTCTCCCGGATGGTCGGCCTCGACCCGGTCAAGCGCCAGGTCAGAGCACTCTCCGCGCAGCTGCGGATGTCGCGGCTGCGGGCCGAGCGCGGGCTGCCCGTCCAGCCGCCGAAGCGGCACTTCGTCTTCTCCGGCCCGTCGGGCACCGGCAAGACCACCGTCGCCCGGATCCTCGGCCAGGTCTTCCACGCCCTCGGACTGCTCTCCGGCGACCACCTGGTCGAGGCCCAACGGGCCGACCTGGTCGGCGAGTTCCTCGGACAGACCGCGGTCAAGGCGAACGAGCTGATCGACTCCGCCCTGGACGGCGTGCTCTTCATCGACGAGGCGTACAGCCTCTCCAACTCCGGTTACAGCAAGGGCGACGCCTACGGCGACGAGGCGCTCCAGGTACTGCTGAAGCGCGCCGAGGACAACCGCGACCGGCTGGTGGTCATCCTGGCCGGCTACCCGGAGGGCATGAACCGGCTGCTGTCCGCCAACCCGGGCCTCAACTCCCGCTTCACCACCCGGGTCGACTTCCCCAGCTACCGGCCCGCGGAGCTCACCGAGATCGGCCGCAGCCTCGCCCTCACCGGCGGCGACGGGTGGGACACCGACGCCGCCGAGGAACTCTCCTCGATCTGCGGGCACGTCGTCACCGAGGGATGGATAGACGAGCTCGGCAACGGCCGGTTCATCCGCACCCTGTACGAGAAGTCCTGCGCCTACCGCGACCTGCGGCTCTCCGCCCAGGCCGAGCTGCCCAGCCGGGAGGACCTCGCCACCCTGCGGCTGCCCGACCTGCTCCAGGCCTACGGCGAGCTGATCGACGGCCGCGCCGGCTGA